Proteins encoded together in one Neobacillus sp. FSL H8-0543 window:
- a CDS encoding acetaldehyde dehydrogenase (acetylating): protein MENFDYDLRSIQSVRNLAQMGKTAADQIAEYTEEQIDRILRNMVKVAAENAVQLARMAVEETGFGKVADKTYKNHLASTILYKSIKDMKTVGVVRENLEEKIMDVAEPVGLIMGIIPSTNPTSTAIYKAMIAIKSRNAIVFSPHPSAAKCTMEAAVLMNKAAEEAGAPANIVGCISLPTMDATNELMKSKEVKMIIATGGPGLVKAAYSAGKPALGVGAGNCPAYIERSANVKQAVTNILASKTFDYGTICASEQSIIVEEYNREQVIVELKNQGAYFMSPEETSKVCGLLFKNGHAMNAKFVGRSPLVIAEAAGFSIPENTTVLIGEQHGVGSSDPLSYEKLTSVLAFYTVKDWQEACELCIKLLQNGIGHSMSLHTENRDIVMKFAKKPAARILVNTGSTQGATGASTGLMPSFTLGCGTWGGSSISENVSPIHLINIKRVAYGLRDCSTLASADPTFNYPELECEKSVESGSETTSSYTSQINIADNEQLLKLINELVVAMKRG, encoded by the coding sequence ATGGAAAATTTTGATTACGATTTAAGATCCATACAATCAGTAAGAAATCTTGCACAAATGGGAAAAACCGCAGCCGATCAAATCGCAGAATATACAGAAGAGCAGATTGATAGAATCTTGCGCAATATGGTAAAGGTCGCCGCAGAAAATGCCGTTCAACTAGCGAGAATGGCGGTTGAAGAAACTGGTTTTGGTAAAGTTGCAGATAAGACTTATAAAAACCACTTGGCCTCTACTATTTTGTATAAATCGATTAAGGATATGAAAACGGTCGGTGTGGTTCGAGAAAATCTAGAAGAAAAAATAATGGATGTGGCAGAACCGGTTGGTTTAATTATGGGGATCATTCCTTCAACGAATCCAACCTCAACAGCTATTTATAAAGCGATGATTGCCATTAAGTCACGGAATGCCATTGTATTTTCACCGCATCCATCTGCAGCAAAATGTACGATGGAGGCAGCAGTTCTGATGAACAAGGCAGCTGAAGAGGCAGGTGCTCCTGCGAACATTGTTGGCTGTATTTCCTTACCAACCATGGATGCAACAAATGAGTTGATGAAAAGCAAAGAAGTGAAGATGATTATTGCCACTGGCGGACCTGGGCTGGTAAAGGCTGCGTATAGTGCAGGAAAACCTGCTTTGGGTGTTGGTGCAGGTAACTGCCCGGCCTACATTGAGAGAAGTGCGAATGTTAAACAGGCTGTTACAAATATTTTAGCCAGTAAGACCTTTGATTATGGCACCATTTGTGCTTCTGAGCAATCTATCATTGTGGAGGAGTACAATCGCGAGCAGGTAATCGTAGAATTAAAAAATCAGGGCGCCTATTTTATGAGTCCGGAAGAAACTTCTAAAGTCTGTGGATTGTTGTTTAAAAATGGACATGCCATGAATGCAAAGTTTGTAGGAAGATCACCTCTGGTGATTGCAGAGGCAGCAGGATTCTCCATTCCGGAAAATACAACCGTTTTAATAGGCGAACAGCACGGGGTCGGGTCTAGTGATCCACTATCCTATGAAAAGCTGACATCCGTACTGGCTTTTTATACAGTAAAGGATTGGCAGGAAGCTTGTGAACTTTGTATTAAGTTGTTGCAGAATGGCATTGGCCATAGTATGAGTCTTCATACGGAAAATAGAGATATTGTCATGAAATTTGCAAAGAAACCAGCAGCACGTATTTTAGTTAATACGGGAAGTACACAAGGAGCTACCGGAGCAAGTACTGGACTTATGCCTTCTTTTACACTGGGATGTGGTACCTGGGGTGGAAGTTCTATCTCTGAAAATGTCAGCCCAATACATTTGATCAATATCAAACGAGTGGCATACGGATTAAGAGATTGCAGCACTTTAGCTTCAGCGGATCCAACATTCAACTATCCTGAGCTTGAATGTGAAAAGAGTGTTGAAAGTGGCTCTGAAACTACCTCTTCCTATACATCACAGATTAATATCGCTGATAATGAACAGCTTTTAAAGCTGATCAATGAGTTAGTGGTTGCGATGAAGAGGGGGTAA
- a CDS encoding phosphate propanoyltransferase, which translates to MEALQEHITPTEVKEDTYDIPVGVSNRHIHLSKEDLNHLFGEGYQMSKLKDLSQPGQYACKETVTICGPKGAIEKVRILGPVRSKTQVEILEGDFYKLGKVTEPRLSGDLQGTPGITLVGPKGSVQTKEGLIVAQRHIHMTPEDAKRFDVHDGQVVSIEIKGPRGGIYKNVAVRANDSSLLECHIDIEEANAMNVNSLTKIKLIK; encoded by the coding sequence ATGGAGGCACTGCAAGAACATATCACCCCAACAGAAGTGAAAGAGGATACTTATGATATTCCGGTAGGAGTTTCTAATCGGCATATTCATCTATCCAAAGAGGATTTAAACCATTTGTTCGGAGAAGGATATCAGATGTCAAAACTAAAAGACCTGTCACAGCCTGGTCAATATGCGTGTAAGGAAACAGTAACCATTTGCGGACCTAAAGGCGCGATTGAAAAGGTTAGAATTCTTGGACCTGTACGCAGTAAGACACAGGTGGAAATTCTTGAAGGAGATTTCTATAAGCTTGGGAAAGTGACAGAACCTAGATTGTCTGGCGATTTACAAGGAACCCCTGGAATCACCTTAGTGGGTCCAAAAGGTTCCGTCCAGACTAAAGAAGGTTTGATTGTTGCTCAAAGGCATATACACATGACCCCTGAAGATGCAAAGCGTTTTGATGTTCATGATGGTCAGGTTGTGTCTATTGAAATAAAGGGTCCACGAGGCGGCATTTACAAAAATGTTGCTGTTCGAGCAAATGATTCATCTCTTCTCGAATGTCATATCGATATTGAAGAGGCAAATGCGATGAATGTTAATTCGTTAACGAAAATTAAACTAATAAAATAA
- a CDS encoding BMC domain-containing protein — translation MIETKGLVGAIEAADAMVKAANVNLIGKELVGGGLVTVMVRGDVGAVKAATDAGAAAAQRVGELISVHVIPRPHAEVEVILPVEKVEKVENEPVLAK, via the coding sequence ATGATAGAAACAAAAGGTTTAGTAGGAGCTATTGAGGCTGCAGATGCAATGGTTAAAGCAGCAAATGTTAATCTAATTGGTAAAGAACTAGTTGGCGGTGGTTTGGTAACGGTAATGGTAAGAGGTGACGTAGGTGCAGTAAAGGCAGCAACTGATGCTGGAGCTGCTGCAGCTCAACGTGTTGGTGAACTGATTTCTGTCCATGTTATCCCACGTCCACATGCAGAAGTTGAAGTTATTCTTCCAGTTGAAAAGGTAGAAAAGGTAGAAAATGAACCTGTTTTAGCGAAATAA
- the eutM gene encoding ethanolamine utilization microcompartment protein EutM — protein MMKYDALGMVETKGLVGAIEAADAMVKAANVYLIGKEHVGGGLVTVMVRGDVGAVKAATDAGAAAAQRVGELISVHVIPRPHAEVEVVLPSGGISKSL, from the coding sequence ATTATGAAATATGATGCATTAGGAATGGTTGAAACAAAGGGTTTAGTAGGAGCTATTGAGGCTGCAGATGCAATGGTTAAAGCAGCGAATGTTTACTTGATCGGTAAAGAACATGTTGGCGGTGGTTTGGTAACGGTAATGGTGAGAGGTGATGTAGGTGCAGTAAAGGCAGCAACTGATGCTGGAGCCGCTGCAGCTCAGCGTGTTGGTGAACTAATCTCTGTTCATGTCATCCCGCGTCCACACGCTGAAGTTGAAGTTGTACTTCCTTCAGGTGGAATATCAAAGAGTCTGTAA
- a CDS encoding tyrosine-type recombinase/integrase has translation MEFVDPIKDIESINAIKMILRKQSQRDLLLFVFGINTGIRVSDLLSLKVDDIWDGAKIREFLYLKDTNDEEASVYYINSAIQSELKNYLYSYEFNESDFLFKSKKNNQPITRQQAYRIINKAAKEVGIPGKIGTHTLRKTFGYHAYRKGIAISILMEIYNHHAPSETLRYIGINKDEKRLIKVDVNL, from the coding sequence GTGGAGTTTGTCGACCCTATAAAGGATATTGAAAGTATCAATGCAATAAAAATGATATTAAGGAAACAATCACAACGAGATTTATTGCTATTTGTTTTTGGGATTAATACGGGAATAAGAGTAAGTGATTTACTTTCACTAAAGGTTGACGATATTTGGGATGGAGCGAAGATCAGGGAATTTTTATATTTAAAGGATACGAATGACGAAGAAGCAAGTGTATACTACATAAATTCTGCCATCCAATCTGAGTTAAAGAATTACCTATATAGTTATGAGTTTAATGAAAGTGATTTTCTATTTAAGTCAAAGAAGAATAATCAACCGATTACTCGACAGCAAGCCTATCGAATCATTAATAAAGCGGCCAAAGAGGTTGGGATTCCAGGGAAAATAGGGACACACACACTAAGAAAAACCTTTGGGTATCATGCCTATCGAAAAGGTATTGCTATTTCAATCCTAATGGAAATTTATAATCATCACGCTCCTTCTGAAACATTAAGATACATAGGGATAAATAAAGATGAGAAGCGTCTCATTAAAGTGGATGTAAATTTATAG
- a CDS encoding universal stress protein, with protein MKKTKVRMDESILVCVYYGPNGERLIQRGCKIANMLDCPLFILTVDPTPFDELDAEKTNYITRWKQLADQHSADAFIIKDNEKRPISKVIAEVAREKNITQIILGQTAQSRWEQIAKGSIINSLLREIPFVDLHIISVARYLKNPDRNFEKGVRAYLVKEHEDYRLIFKYTKNVEFEGIFFKEFGTDFNNGIFKFMKDQETLQVQVNEDIVNEFKNVEMDTNLTPEDDYL; from the coding sequence ATGAAGAAAACAAAGGTACGTATGGACGAAAGCATCCTCGTCTGCGTATATTATGGTCCAAATGGGGAACGTCTCATTCAACGAGGCTGTAAAATTGCAAATATGCTAGATTGCCCTCTATTCATACTCACCGTTGACCCTACGCCATTTGATGAATTGGATGCTGAAAAGACGAATTATATTACAAGATGGAAACAATTAGCTGATCAACATAGTGCGGATGCATTTATTATTAAAGATAATGAAAAAAGACCGATATCAAAAGTGATTGCCGAGGTTGCCAGAGAAAAAAATATTACACAGATTATTCTCGGTCAAACAGCACAGAGTCGTTGGGAGCAAATTGCAAAAGGGTCTATTATAAACTCTTTACTGCGTGAAATACCTTTTGTGGACCTTCATATTATTTCCGTTGCCCGTTATCTTAAAAACCCTGATAGGAATTTCGAAAAGGGAGTACGTGCATACCTTGTTAAGGAGCACGAGGACTACCGCCTCATCTTCAAGTATACGAAGAATGTGGAATTTGAAGGGATATTTTTCAAGGAATTTGGAACTGACTTTAATAATGGTATTTTCAAATTTATGAAGGACCAAGAAACATTACAAGTCCAGGTGAACGAGGATATCGTCAATGAATTTAAAAATGTTGAAATGGATACAAACTTAACCCCTGAAGATGATTATTTATAA
- a CDS encoding Na+/H+ antiporter subunit A, with amino-acid sequence MSWLHTMILMPFIFAILVPFFYKKFTPRIHTGWFVLFVPLLIFIYLLSFIPQISKGNTAYTTIRWIPSYNINFTTYIDGLSLVFGLLIAGIGTLVILYSIFYLSKHREALHNFYVYILIFMGAMLGLVFSDNIFVLYVFWEMTSVSSFLLIAYWYEREKSRYGAQKSMLITIFGGLAMLAGLIMLSMMSDTYSIREMVSNVDAIGSQSLFIPAMVLVLIGAFTKSAQFPFSIWLPDAMEAPTPISAYLHSATMVKAGIYLVARLTPIFGGSAEWFWIVSGIGIVTLLYGSVNAVRQTDLKALLAYSTISQLGLIMSLLGLGSASLYYGGGDESSLYAVAIFAAIFHMVNHSTFKGCLFMVVGIIDHETGTRDIRRLGGLMHLMPITFTLTVIGSFAMAGLPPFNGFLSKEMFFTAVLNASDMTVFNMENVGLVIPIIAWIASIFTFIYSMILVFKTFRGKNKTEKLGRKVHEAPIGMLISPLILGAAVIIIFFFPNIISHYLLKPALFSVLPMLAQTSEFDVKITAWHGFQPELFMTLGVIAVGTLMYISLRKWYRLYHFYPEALTLNNIYNLGLEKMESISQSITNKYMTGFIRDYLVYIFSFIILILGGALWLFDGFSYDPSMDAPVNFFEAVLVLAMVTSALAVLFSKNRITSIVAVGALGFLVSFFFVLFRAPDLALTQLVVETVTTALFLLCFYHLPQLKKEVSSIGFKAVNALISIGVGVIVTLVALSANGNRLFESISGYYENSYELAGAKNIVNAILVDFRGFDTMLEILVLTIAGLGVYTLIKLRLPRGNKNEGTK; translated from the coding sequence TTGTCTTGGTTACACACAATGATTTTAATGCCATTTATTTTTGCAATACTCGTACCGTTTTTCTATAAGAAATTCACGCCGCGCATTCATACGGGCTGGTTTGTTCTATTTGTACCGTTGTTGATCTTTATATACTTGTTATCATTTATTCCCCAAATTTCCAAAGGGAATACTGCCTACACTACTATTCGATGGATTCCTTCCTATAATATTAATTTCACTACTTATATTGATGGATTAAGTCTTGTATTCGGGCTATTAATTGCAGGAATCGGTACGCTTGTTATCCTATATTCTATTTTCTATTTGTCGAAGCATCGTGAAGCGCTTCATAATTTCTATGTGTATATTCTAATATTTATGGGAGCTATGCTTGGATTAGTGTTTTCTGACAATATTTTTGTCTTATATGTATTTTGGGAAATGACCAGTGTATCTTCCTTTCTCTTAATAGCGTATTGGTATGAACGTGAAAAATCACGGTATGGTGCACAAAAGTCGATGTTAATTACGATCTTTGGCGGGCTGGCGATGCTTGCTGGTCTCATCATGCTTTCGATGATGTCGGATACCTATAGTATTCGTGAAATGGTGAGTAATGTTGATGCGATTGGCTCACAATCATTGTTTATCCCAGCAATGGTTTTGGTTTTAATCGGTGCCTTTACAAAGTCTGCGCAATTTCCATTTAGTATCTGGTTACCGGATGCAATGGAGGCGCCAACCCCAATAAGCGCTTATTTACACTCAGCTACAATGGTAAAGGCGGGCATCTATCTAGTTGCCCGGCTAACTCCAATTTTTGGCGGATCTGCTGAATGGTTTTGGATTGTATCGGGAATAGGGATTGTTACTTTATTATATGGCTCTGTGAATGCAGTGAGGCAAACAGACCTTAAGGCTTTACTAGCTTATTCAACAATTAGTCAATTAGGATTGATTATGAGCCTGCTTGGTTTAGGGTCGGCTTCATTATATTACGGGGGTGGGGATGAATCCTCATTATATGCAGTCGCTATATTTGCTGCAATATTTCATATGGTGAATCATTCCACGTTTAAAGGTTGTCTATTTATGGTCGTAGGAATCATTGACCATGAGACGGGTACTCGTGATATTCGGCGACTAGGCGGACTGATGCATCTAATGCCAATAACTTTTACACTTACCGTAATCGGCAGCTTTGCAATGGCGGGACTTCCTCCCTTCAATGGTTTTTTGAGTAAGGAGATGTTTTTTACGGCTGTATTAAATGCTTCAGACATGACTGTATTTAATATGGAGAATGTAGGATTAGTCATTCCAATCATCGCATGGATTGCGAGTATATTTACATTTATTTACAGTATGATTCTTGTATTTAAGACCTTTAGGGGGAAGAATAAGACAGAAAAACTTGGCAGAAAGGTGCATGAAGCCCCGATTGGCATGTTAATTTCTCCCTTAATTCTAGGTGCCGCAGTCATTATTATTTTCTTCTTTCCAAATATCATTTCACATTATCTATTAAAACCAGCATTGTTTTCTGTTCTGCCAATGCTTGCTCAAACAAGTGAGTTTGATGTGAAAATAACCGCTTGGCATGGGTTTCAACCCGAGTTATTTATGACTTTAGGAGTAATCGCTGTTGGCACGCTTATGTATATTTCTTTAAGGAAATGGTATCGATTATATCATTTTTATCCAGAAGCCCTAACGTTAAATAATATATATAATCTCGGATTAGAAAAAATGGAAAGTATATCTCAATCAATAACAAATAAATATATGACAGGATTCATTCGCGATTATCTTGTGTATATTTTTTCATTTATCATCCTAATCCTTGGTGGGGCTTTGTGGTTATTTGATGGATTTTCCTATGATCCTTCGATGGATGCACCTGTAAATTTCTTTGAAGCGGTATTAGTCCTTGCGATGGTTACCTCAGCCTTAGCCGTTCTATTTTCAAAAAATAGAATCACTTCCATTGTGGCTGTTGGCGCATTAGGCTTTCTCGTCTCATTTTTCTTCGTTTTATTTCGAGCACCAGATTTAGCACTAACTCAATTGGTGGTTGAGACGGTAACAACGGCACTATTCTTATTATGCTTCTACCATTTGCCTCAATTGAAGAAGGAGGTAAGTAGTATAGGGTTCAAGGCGGTAAATGCTCTTATCTCTATTGGTGTTGGTGTGATTGTTACACTCGTTGCCCTTTCTGCAAATGGAAATCGTCTTTTTGAATCCATTTCGGGATATTATGAGAACTCTTATGAATTGGCTGGCGCAAAAAATATCGTTAATGCCATCCTCGTTGATTTTCGTGGCTTTGATACGATGCTGGAGATTCTCGTATTAACGATTGCTGGTCTAGGGGTGTATACATTGATCAAACTAAGACTACCAAGGGGGAATAAAAATGAAGGAACCAAATGA
- a CDS encoding Na(+)/H(+) antiporter subunit B, whose amino-acid sequence MKEPNDVIIRSVTKVAVVIIFTFAINLFVSGHHYPGGGFIGGLTFASALILLFLTFDIESVRKNLPFDFKVVAAIGVLIAVLTGVGGMILDEPFLSQAFGYFDIPIFGKTELATAVLFDVGVALAVIGTAVTIIMSIGDDR is encoded by the coding sequence ATGAAGGAACCAAATGATGTGATCATACGAAGTGTCACAAAAGTTGCAGTAGTTATCATCTTTACTTTTGCCATTAATCTTTTTGTTTCTGGCCATCATTACCCAGGCGGCGGATTTATTGGTGGTCTGACATTTGCTTCAGCTTTAATACTATTATTTCTGACATTTGATATTGAATCCGTCCGCAAAAATCTTCCATTTGATTTTAAAGTTGTGGCAGCAATCGGAGTATTGATTGCTGTTCTAACAGGAGTTGGCGGAATGATTCTGGATGAGCCATTTTTATCGCAGGCCTTTGGTTATTTTGATATTCCTATATTTGGTAAAACAGAACTTGCAACCGCCGTCCTTTTTGATGTCGGGGTAGCCTTAGCGGTTATTGGCACAGCCGTCACAATTATTATGAGTATTGGTGATGATCGATAA
- a CDS encoding Na(+)/H(+) antiporter subunit C — METLMSILVGILFAIGIYLILAKSLLRIILGTSILGHGVNLLIITMGGLKKGGPPLLGIKDLTYADSLPQALLLTAIVINFATTALFLVLSYRAYKEMGTDDTEQLRGNNDE; from the coding sequence ATGGAAACGTTGATGTCTATCCTTGTTGGAATATTATTCGCAATTGGTATTTATTTAATTTTGGCTAAAAGCCTATTAAGAATCATTTTAGGAACATCAATCCTCGGACATGGTGTTAATCTACTGATTATCACCATGGGCGGCTTAAAAAAGGGTGGTCCACCGCTGCTGGGAATAAAGGATTTAACCTATGCTGATTCATTGCCGCAAGCCCTTTTATTAACCGCAATCGTAATCAACTTTGCTACAACGGCCCTTTTTTTAGTACTGAGTTACCGTGCATATAAAGAAATGGGCACGGATGATACGGAGCAACTGAGAGGTAATAATGATGAATAA
- a CDS encoding Na+/H+ antiporter subunit D gives MNNLVILPIIIPVLTGMVMVIFRKSINLQRFLGVFSTIAIFIVALFLINQNKLKGIQTLQLGGWEAPFGISMVADMFSSLLILVTSIVAFCCLLYAFPSIGHEREVYYFNPLFLFLIAGVNGSFLTGDVFNLFVCFEVMLVSSYVLISLGGTKIQLRESIKYILINILSSFLFLVAIAFLYAMTGTLNFAHLSIRVAEVGQEGLMTAIAILFLVVFSLKAGLFLFFWLPGSYSAPPTVISAIFAALLTKVGIYAIMRTFTLVFYHDPDVIHLLIGILAAVTMLLGAIGAVAYGDIKRILTYNVIVGVGFILAGVASFTTAGMTGSIYYLIHDMIVKALIFLLGGTIIHLTGTSKLKEISGLIRLHPQLGWMFFIAALSLSGIPPLSGFLGKIFITKGTFETGYFWLGGIGLITSLMVLYSIMKIFMNCFWGYTDLTEEKEKGTTKGLLLPIGILTMLTIALGLGAEGIHEYVDLAVKGLMNPSTYIEAVLGINPRQ, from the coding sequence ATGAATAATCTGGTTATATTGCCGATAATTATTCCAGTATTAACGGGAATGGTTATGGTGATCTTTAGAAAAAGTATTAACTTACAGAGGTTTTTGGGAGTCTTTTCAACAATTGCAATCTTTATTGTTGCCCTTTTCTTAATTAACCAAAATAAATTAAAGGGCATTCAAACCCTTCAATTAGGCGGCTGGGAAGCGCCGTTTGGAATAAGTATGGTGGCGGATATGTTTTCCTCTCTACTTATTTTGGTAACGAGTATTGTTGCATTTTGTTGTTTATTATATGCGTTTCCCTCTATAGGTCATGAGCGAGAGGTCTACTATTTTAACCCCCTCTTTTTGTTTCTTATTGCAGGGGTTAATGGTTCGTTCCTAACTGGAGATGTGTTTAACCTTTTTGTCTGTTTCGAAGTCATGTTAGTTTCTTCCTATGTGTTAATCTCCTTAGGGGGAACAAAGATACAGCTTAGAGAGTCGATAAAATATATATTGATTAACATACTATCTTCCTTCCTTTTTCTTGTTGCGATCGCTTTTTTATATGCAATGACAGGCACCCTGAATTTTGCTCATCTCTCTATTCGTGTAGCAGAGGTAGGACAAGAGGGCCTTATGACTGCGATTGCCATTCTATTTTTAGTTGTTTTTAGTTTAAAGGCAGGTCTTTTTCTATTCTTTTGGCTTCCTGGTTCGTACAGTGCTCCTCCAACAGTTATATCGGCTATTTTTGCAGCATTGTTAACCAAGGTTGGAATCTATGCAATTATGCGGACTTTTACACTTGTCTTTTATCATGATCCAGATGTTATTCATTTGTTAATTGGTATTTTGGCAGCAGTAACGATGCTTTTGGGGGCAATTGGTGCAGTTGCGTATGGAGATATTAAAAGAATTTTAACTTATAACGTAATTGTAGGTGTGGGATTTATTTTAGCAGGTGTTGCTTCATTCACTACAGCAGGCATGACGGGATCTATTTACTATTTGATTCACGATATGATTGTAAAAGCACTTATTTTCCTTTTAGGAGGAACAATTATCCATCTAACTGGTACTAGTAAGTTAAAAGAAATTAGTGGCCTTATTCGACTACACCCGCAATTAGGATGGATGTTTTTTATTGCGGCATTATCACTTTCGGGTATTCCGCCATTGAGTGGTTTTCTCGGGAAAATATTTATTACAAAAGGGACCTTTGAAACGGGATACTTTTGGTTAGGCGGGATTGGACTTATTACTAGCCTTATGGTTTTGTATTCAATTATGAAAATTTTTATGAATTGCTTTTGGGGTTACACAGACTTAACGGAAGAAAAAGAGAAGGGGACAACGAAGGGATTGTTGTTACCGATAGGTATCCTTACCATGTTAACCATTGCACTGGGATTAGGTGCAGAAGGAATTCATGAATACGTTGACCTTGCAGTTAAAGGATTAATGAATCCGAGCACATATATTGAAGCTGTTTTAGGAATTAATCCAAGACAATAG
- a CDS encoding Na+/H+ antiporter subunit E, which translates to MPMQVLINLLIGVIWMFLQDHWSVLTFFSGYLFGLLVLFILRRYFPTKFYIVTLLAIVNLFIVFIYELVTSSVAVIREIIRPRIIITPGIFTLETDLEGDLEVTLLALLLTLTPGSVVVEVSSNNKLFYIHAMDIPESSEAVLRSQSKFEKAIKKVTRS; encoded by the coding sequence ATGCCCATGCAAGTATTAATCAATTTATTAATTGGCGTAATATGGATGTTCCTTCAGGATCATTGGAGTGTATTAACCTTTTTTAGTGGTTACTTATTTGGATTATTGGTGCTTTTTATTTTACGCAGATATTTTCCTACTAAGTTCTATATAGTCACATTGCTTGCCATAGTTAACCTTTTTATTGTGTTTATTTATGAGTTGGTTACCTCAAGTGTTGCAGTGATTCGAGAAATCATTCGTCCCAGGATAATTATTACTCCAGGAATTTTTACGCTTGAGACAGATTTAGAGGGAGACTTAGAGGTTACCTTACTCGCTTTGTTATTAACACTGACCCCAGGTTCTGTTGTCGTAGAAGTATCATCGAATAATAAACTATTTTATATTCATGCGATGGATATCCCAGAGTCAAGTGAGGCTGTTCTTCGTTCACAAAGTAAATTTGAAAAGGCTATAAAGAAGGTGACTCGATCATGA
- a CDS encoding Na(+)/H(+) antiporter subunit F1, which translates to MIHGILIFSLLFLSFAVFATIFRLVKGPSAPDRIQALDALGINLISGVAVFSVILRNTNFFEVILLIGILSFIGTIAFARFIERGVVIERKQSE; encoded by the coding sequence ATGATCCACGGAATTTTAATTTTTTCTTTATTATTTCTTAGCTTCGCTGTTTTTGCTACTATTTTTCGGTTGGTAAAGGGACCTTCGGCTCCAGATAGGATACAGGCACTTGATGCATTAGGAATAAATTTGATTTCAGGTGTGGCTGTTTTTTCCGTAATACTAAGAAACACAAATTTTTTTGAAGTCATCCTGCTAATTGGGATACTTTCCTTCATCGGAACGATTGCCTTTGCCAGATTTATTGAAAGAGGTGTTGTCATTGAGCGCAAACAATCCGAGTGA
- the mnhG gene encoding monovalent cation/H(+) antiporter subunit G: MSANNPSELIAVILILIGTIFSFLSAIGLIRFPDIYTRAHALSKGSTMGVLFTLVGTFIFFLLEGYFSIKLFLGIFFVFLTAPVAAHVIVRAAYRSNVELAKETVQDDLKEAIREKG, from the coding sequence TTGAGCGCAAACAATCCGAGTGAACTAATTGCCGTTATTTTAATATTGATTGGAACGATTTTCAGTTTTTTAAGTGCGATTGGATTGATTCGGTTTCCTGATATATATACTCGAGCTCATGCTCTTTCTAAAGGTTCTACTATGGGTGTTCTTTTTACTCTTGTCGGTACGTTTATTTTTTTCTTGTTAGAAGGATATTTTAGCATCAAATTATTTCTAGGTATATTCTTTGTGTTTCTAACCGCACCTGTTGCAGCGCATGTTATTGTCCGTGCGGCATACCGTTCAAATGTAGAACTTGCAAAAGAAACGGTTCAAGATGACTTGAAAGAAGCAATAAGGGAAAAAGGATAA